TGAGTCATCTGTGCCGCAGCATCTTTCATCTCGGCATGCTCGACTGCCCGTGAAAGCACCTCTGCCTTCGTGGCGCCTTTCTTCTGGCCCAGGAACGGCTTGATGATCAGATACCCGACATCACGCGCCGGCATGAAGCGAAGAAACCGCCGCAGCAGCCGAGCCGTTTGCAGGGGATAGTGCAGGAGCTTGTAGATGAAGAGCCGCTTGAGCCCCTGACGACGGACCTCGTTGATCACTTCGCCTGGCAAGCAGGTCGGGTCGATCTCCGAGCACTTAAAATACTTGTACCAATCGGTGGTTTCGCTGACCAAACCGCGCTTCACATATTCCTGCCAGAGCGGAGTCCCGCGATACACACAGAGCCGATTGAAGCCGAAGGTGTCGAGCGGCAGTTTAGAAGCCAGATCGAACGTAGCGTTCATATCTTCGACCGTTTCATCGGGGTTGCCCACGGTGAAGAAGCCATGAACGATTTCAATGCCGGCCTGCTTGGCATTTTTCACCGCAGTCGCCACTTCCTCCAACGTCTGTTCTTTCTTCAGACGATCGAGGATCTTCTGGCTCCCGCTTTCAATTCCGAACATCACCGTCCGGCAATGGGCCTTGGCCATGGCGGGGAACAAATGCTGCGCGACGGAGTCCACTCGCCCTTCGATGCCCCACTGAATCGTGAGCTTCTCGTCCATCACGCCTTGGCAAATCGCCTCGATGCGCTTGGGCTGCAGAAGGAAATGGTCGTCGACGAAATAGACGGACCCGTAGCCGCATTCTTCGAGGTACTTGAGTTCGCGCACCACATGGGCGGCTGTCCTCGCGCGCCACTTGCCTTCGTTGAAAATTGGAATGTCGCAGAATACGCAGGGCCAGGGGCAGCCGCGCGACGTTTGCATCGTCGTAAAGCGCTCCATCGACAGCACCGCCGGCACATCTAGCGGCATTGATTCCACAAAGTCGAGCGGAAGGCCTTCGCGGTCAGGGAAAGGCCATTGATCGAGATGGCGCTCCATCGGCCGTCCTGGATTCTGCACGACCTGGCCATCCTTGGCCCAGGTCAACCCGGCGACCGAAGCGGGATCATCGAACTTTTCAAGGAGGTCGAGGAGCAACTGCTCGCCGTCGCCTCGGCAGATAAAATCCACTTCGGGGCACTGCAATTTGACCAATGCGGCATTCAAGCTCGCAAAGACGCCACCGAAGGCCAGCTTGACCTTCTGGTTGGTGGCACGAATCTGACGGGCTAAAATCTTCGCGTAGGGATAGCTGGTGGTACTGAGGAAACTGAGGCCGACCAGGTCAGGCTGCTGCCGATTGATCTCTTCGAGGATGACCTCGTTCGGCGTATCGGGATTCGCCTGATCGAACATCACACATTCATGGCCGGCTTGTTTGAGCACCGACGAAAGCGACATGATGCCGATGGGCGGAAAACCCATGACTCTAATACGGCCGTTTTTTGCTCTGGTTTTTGCCGGGAGGGCGTAGAACTGGGGGTCACGCACATGGATCAGAAATACACGCATGTATCCACCCTAACATGAATGACGGGGGCAGGAGAAGTGAAATTACCAGGTCCTGATGAACTGAGAATGAGTGGGGAGAGAAGGATTGAAATGAGAAGTGGGGATGCGGTGATCATTCACCCATCCCCACTTCACTGAATATCTTACGGACGACGAGACGAGAGACTGACTTACCGCCCGAGCGCCAGCTTGATGGCATGACCGATTTCAGCCGGGTTCTTCACCACCCGGACACCGGCCGCTTCGAGCGTCTTCATTTTCTCAGCCGCGGTACCTTTCCCGCCTGAAACAATGGCGCCGGCATGGCCCATACGGCGGCCTGGCGGAGCCGTGATTCCGGCGATGAAACTCACGACCGGCTTCTTCACGTTCTTCTTGATAAACGCAGCGGCTTTTTCTTCCGCGTCGCCACCGATTTCACCAATCATGACGATCCCCTGAGTCTCGGGATCTTTCTCGAACAGGGCCAACACATCGACGAAACCCGTTCCATTGACCGGATCGCCGCCGATACCGACACAGGTCGTTTCACCTAAGCCAAGCGTCGAGAGTTGATGGACCGCTTCATAGGTGAGAGTCCCGCTGCGGGAGACGACGCCGACGATCCCCTTCTTATGGATGAAACCGGGCATGATGCCGATCTTCGCTTCATCGACCGTAATCACGCCGGGGCAGTTTGGTCCGATCAAGCGAACGTCGCGGCCATAGAGGGCGCGCTTCACCTTGACCATGTCGTTCACCGGGATGCCTTCGGTAATGCAGATAATCAACTTCACGCCGGCATCGGCGGCTTCGAGAATCGCATCGGCGCAAAATGGCGGTGGCACGAAAATCAGCGAGGTATCGCATTGCGATTTCTTCACGGCATCGCGCACCGTATTGAATACGGGAATGCCCTCGACCTCTTGGCCGGCCTTGCCCGGTGTCACACCCGCGACCACCTGCGTCCCGTAGGCTTTACACTGCGTCGCATGGAACGAGCCTTCCTTCCCCGTGATCCCCTGCACCACCACCCGCGTATGCTTATTAACGAGAATGCTCACAATGTCCTCTTCTTTCTTCCACTCGTCCCCTTATGGCTGGAAAACATCCCCAGGGGAGCGACAGGGTTAAGGCCCTGACTGCGGCCGTCGAGCGAGCACATTCTGATCGTGCGCGCTCCGGGAGCAAAAGGGCCTAACCCTGTCGCTCCCCACTCATCACGCCGCTTTTCCTGTCAGCTTCACAATTTTTTGCGCCGCTTCCCACAAATCGTCCGCCACCTCCACCTTGAGGCCGGACTCGGCCAGCAACTTACGGCCTTCTTCCGCATTCGTCCCTTGGAGCCGGACGACTAATGGCACCGTAATCTTCACTTCTTTTGCCGCTTCGATCACTCCGTTGGCGATCCGCTCACAACGCACGATCCCGCCGAAGATGTTGATGAAGATGCCCTTGACGTTCGGGTCCTTGAGCAGGATCCGGAATCCCGCCGCCACAGTTTCCTTGGTTGCGCCGCCGCCGACATCCAGGAAGTTCGCCGGTTCGCTGCCGGCCAGCTTGATCACGTCCATCGTCGCCATGGCCAAGCCCGCGCCATTCACCATGCACCCGATGTTGCCGTCCAGCTTCACGTAGTTCAGATTATTTTCTCCCGCTTCGACTTCCAGCGGATCTTCTTCATGGAGGTCGCGCATCTGCTGCACATCGGCATGCCGAAATAACGCACTATCGTCGAACGACACCTTGCCATCCAGCGCGATGAGTTTCTTGTCACTGGTGATGACCAACGGATTGATCTCCACCATCGCCGCATTCTTCTCCATAA
The sequence above is a segment of the Nitrospirota bacterium genome. Coding sequences within it:
- a CDS encoding radical SAM protein, with the translated sequence MRVFLIHVRDPQFYALPAKTRAKNGRIRVMGFPPIGIMSLSSVLKQAGHECVMFDQANPDTPNEVILEEINRQQPDLVGLSFLSTTSYPYAKILARQIRATNQKVKLAFGGVFASLNAALVKLQCPEVDFICRGDGEQLLLDLLEKFDDPASVAGLTWAKDGQVVQNPGRPMERHLDQWPFPDREGLPLDFVESMPLDVPAVLSMERFTTMQTSRGCPWPCVFCDIPIFNEGKWRARTAAHVVRELKYLEECGYGSVYFVDDHFLLQPKRIEAICQGVMDEKLTIQWGIEGRVDSVAQHLFPAMAKAHCRTVMFGIESGSQKILDRLKKEQTLEEVATAVKNAKQAGIEIVHGFFTVGNPDETVEDMNATFDLASKLPLDTFGFNRLCVYRGTPLWQEYVKRGLVSETTDWYKYFKCSEIDPTCLPGEVINEVRRQGLKRLFIYKLLHYPLQTARLLRRFLRFMPARDVGYLIIKPFLGQKKGATKAEVLSRAVEHAEMKDAAAQMTQMTDEVLQHVMEESRLERLRIQQEAEGSRELPMVHGR
- the sucC gene encoding ADP-forming succinate--CoA ligase subunit beta — translated: MDVHEFQAKQLFGQFGVTVPRGKEITSPEAGAAWVAELNTPVFVVKAQIHAGGRGKAGGVKITKDKAAVPGLVKELIGKTLVTHQTGPKGREVRRLLIEEGAAIAKELYVSIVVDRDSGWPVFIASTEGGMEIEEVAAHTPEKIIREAIDPAVGFQGYNGRNIAFALGLPAMEPAVVNPFIQMLGNLYRMFMEKNAAMVEINPLVITSDKKLIALDGKVSFDDSALFRHADVQQMRDLHEEDPLEVEAGENNLNYVKLDGNIGCMVNGAGLAMATMDVIKLAGSEPANFLDVGGGATKETVAAGFRILLKDPNVKGIFINIFGGIVRCERIANGVIEAAKEVKITVPLVVRLQGTNAEEGRKLLAESGLKVEVADDLWEAAQKIVKLTGKAA
- the sucD gene encoding succinate--CoA ligase subunit alpha — translated: MSILVNKHTRVVVQGITGKEGSFHATQCKAYGTQVVAGVTPGKAGQEVEGIPVFNTVRDAVKKSQCDTSLIFVPPPFCADAILEAADAGVKLIICITEGIPVNDMVKVKRALYGRDVRLIGPNCPGVITVDEAKIGIMPGFIHKKGIVGVVSRSGTLTYEAVHQLSTLGLGETTCVGIGGDPVNGTGFVDVLALFEKDPETQGIVMIGEIGGDAEEKAAAFIKKNVKKPVVSFIAGITAPPGRRMGHAGAIVSGGKGTAAEKMKTLEAAGVRVVKNPAEIGHAIKLALGR